GGACGACCTTCGGCGACATCATCAGCGCCCGCGCGATCGCGACGCGCTGCTGCTGGCCGCCCGAGAGCTGGTGCGGGTGCTGGCCGGCCTTCTCCGGAAGCCCGACGACGTCGAGCAGGTCTCGCGCGCGGAGCTCGGCCTCGGCGCGGGGGAGCTTTCGGATTCGCCGCGCCGCGAGCGTGAGGTTGTCGATCACGGTCAGGTGCGGGAAGAGGTTGAACTGCTGGAAGACGATCCCGATCCGCTGCCGGACCGCGGAGACGTCGACGCTGCCCCGCGTGATCTCCTCGCCCTCGAAGAAGATGTGACCCGCCTGGATCGGCTCCAGGAGGTTGACGCATCGCAGCAGGGTGCTCTTGCCGCTGCCGCTCGGGCCGATCACCACGAGCACCTCGCCCGTCGGCACCTCGAGGTCGATGCCGTCGAGGACGAGGTTGTCCCCGAAGCTCTTCCGCACGCCCTCGAGCCGCAGAATGGGGTCGGCGCGCGCGTCGGCGGCGTACTCGGCCGCGGCGGCAGTGCTCACGCGAGGCGCTCCGGGTGAGGCCGGCCGAGTTCGATGTGCTTGCTCATCGAATGGGCGATTAGAGGCAGCACGAGAGGTGAAAGTCAAGGCTTTCGCCGGGAGGTCTTCCACGCGTCCGACGAGACGTCTATATTCCTCCGGCGCGGCGGCAGGCAACGCGTTGACCAGAAACGTCGAGCCCAAGGGGGGCACTGAATGAAACGAATACTCATCGCGTGCGTAGCCGTGGCCGCGCTCGCGGTCCCGGGCGCCGCCATCTCGGCGGGTCACGCGAGGACGGCGGCGAGCACGTACACCGTCTTCCTCGGCGAGCAAGGCCCGCCGCCGCCGGCGATCGCG
This Candidatus Polarisedimenticolaceae bacterium DNA region includes the following protein-coding sequences:
- a CDS encoding amino acid ABC transporter ATP-binding protein translates to MSTAAAAEYAADARADPILRLEGVRKSFGDNLVLDGIDLEVPTGEVLVVIGPSGSGKSTLLRCVNLLEPIQAGHIFFEGEEITRGSVDVSAVRQRIGIVFQQFNLFPHLTVIDNLTLAARRIRKLPRAEAELRARDLLDVVGLPEKAGQHPHQLSGGQQQRVAIARALMMSPKVVLFDEVTSALDPELVGEVLVVMRDLARGHGTTMLVVTHEMHFARDVGDRVVFMDGGKIVEQGRPADVLDNPREERTRRFLRRSLELTGSLDELTITEAEGGEE